TGTAACAGAACATTGAATACATCGGGATGCGCCTTTTCGATTTCGTCGAAGAGCACGACGGCGTAGGGTTTGCGGCGCACGGCCTCGGTGAGCTGGCCGCCCTCGTCGTAACCGACGTAGCCGGGAGGCGCGCCGATGAGGCGGGCGACGCTGTGCTTCTCCATGTATTCGGACATGTCGATGCGCGTGACCGCGGCCTCGCTGTCGAAGAGCGTCTCGGCGAGCGTTTTCGCAAGCTCGGTCTTGCCCACGCCGGTCGGGCCGAGGAAGAGGAAGCTGCCGACCGGACGGCGCGGGTCCTTGATGCCGGCGCGCGCGCGCAGGATGGCCTCGCTCACGAGCCGCACGGCCTCGTCCTGGCCGATGACGCGGCGGTGGAGCACGTCGCCGAGGCGCAGGAGTTTCTCGCGCTCGCTTTCGACCAGGCGCGTGACAGGGATGCCCGACCACTTGGCCACCACCTCGGCGATCTCCTCGGCGGAAACCTCCTCCTTGAAGAGCTCGGTCTTGGCCTCGGTTTTTTCGAGCTTGGTCAATTCGGACTCGAGCTGCGGGATTTTGCCGTGGCGCAGCTCGGCGAGTTTGTTGAGGTCGTAGGCGCGCTCGGCCTTTTCCATGGCGAGGCGCGCGGCGTCGAGCTCTTCGCGAACCTTGCGCACGCGGTTGACGGCGGCTTTTTCCTTTTCCCATTTGGCGCGGAGCGCGGCGGTCTCGGTGCGCGCGTCGGCGAGTTCCCTGCGCAGCGCGTCGAGCCGGTGTTTGGAGGCGTCGTCCTTTTCGAGCTTGAGCGCGGCCTCCTCGATTTCGAGCTGGAGGACGCGGCGCTGGAGGGCGTCGAGTTCCTGCGGCGCGGAATCCATCTCGGTGCGGATCATCGCGCAGGCCTCGTCCACGAGGTCGATGGCCTTGTCGGGCAGGAAACGGTCGGAGATGTAGCGGTTGGAGAGCGTGACGGCGCTGACGAGCGCGTTGTCCTGGATGCGCACGCCGTGGTGCAGCTCGAAGCGCTCCTTCAGGCCGCGCAGGATCGAGATGGCATCCTCGACGGATGGCGGCTCGACGAGCACGGGCTGGAAGCGGCGTTCGAGCGCGGCGTCCTTTTCGATGTGCTTGCGGTATTCGTCGAGCGTGGTCGCGCCGATGCAGTGCAGCTCGCCGCGCGCGAGCATGGGCTTGAGCAGGTTGCCGGCGTCCATCGCGCCGTCGGTCTTGCCGGCGCCGACGATGGTGTGAAGCTCGTCGATGAAGAGGAGGATGCGGCCGTCGCTTTCCTTGACTTCCTTGAGCACGGCCTTGAGGCGTTCCTCGAATTCGCCGCGGTATTTCGCGCCGGCGATGAGCGCGCCCATGTCGAGCGCGAAGATGGTCTTGTCCTTGATGCCTTCGGGCACGTCGCCGCGCACGATGCGCTGGGCGAGGCCCTCGACGATGGCGGTCTTGCCGACGCCGGGTTCGCCGATGAGCACGGGGTTGTTTTTGGTTTTGCGCGAGAGGATGCGGATGGCGCGCCGGATTTCGTCGTCGCGGCCGATGACGGGGTCCATCTTGCCCTTCTTCGCCTGGGCGACGAGGTCGATGCCGTATTTTTCGAGCGCCTGGTAGGTGGCCTCGGGATTGTCGGTGGTCACGCGCTGGTTGCCGCGCAGTTCGCGCAATGTTTTCAGCACGGCGTCGCGGTCGAGGTTGAAGGATTTGAAGCAGCTCGCGAGCGCCTCGGGTTTCGCGACCTCGATGAGCGCGAGGAAAAGATGCTCCACGCTGACGAAATCGTCCTTGAGCTTTTCGGCTTCCTTCTCGGCGCGGGTGAGCACTTCGTTGACGGCCTGCGTGACGTAGATTTTGGATACATCCACGCTGCCGGAGACGCGCGGCAGCCGGTCGAGCTCGCGCTCGGCGACGAGGGCGAGAGCGCTGGTAGCGAGGCCGAGTTTTTCGACGAGCGCGGGCACGAGGCCGTCCTCCTGCGCGAGCAGCGCGTGCAGGAGGTGCCAGGTATCGACTTCGTTGTTCTGGCGGCGGCGCGCCTCGGTCTGGGCGTCGGTGATCGCCTGGCGCGACATGACGGTGAGTTTTTGAAAATCCATGATGGATATTCTATCGCAAACGGCGTGCCGCGCGAGTCTTCAGTGTCGTGCGAGGGAGGCGGGGAGGGGGAGGGGAGCGGGTGTGACACCGGGCGCGCCGGGGTGTCGCGACGCGTCACAATGCCGGGACAAAACGCGCGGATGAACGGAAATTCATCCGCCCTTCATCACGCGTTCATTTGGCGGTGGCAGACTGCGGGGCAACATGTCGTTTCGAGAAAGATGCAGCGATGTCACGGCCGCGTGCCTGCGGTGGCTTTCGATTGGCGGGGGCTTTGTCTGCTGGGTGATCGGGCGGGCATGCGCCGGCAGGTCGGAGCGGTGTTCCTGTCCGGAGAACCGTCATTCCCAATCGTTTGACCCCGTGCCTCCCTCGTCGCATCAGAACGAATTTTCGCCAACCGGCGCGGACCTGAGCGCCGCGGTGACGGACGGGGATCGCCGTGCCTGGCGGCGCGATCTGCTGCTGCTCGCGTTGCTGGGCGCGGTGTGGTTTTTCGTCGCGCTGGGGCTGCGTCCGCTGGGCAATCCCGACGAGGGGCGCTACGCGGAAATCCCGCGCGAGATGGCCGCCTCGGGCGATTTCGTGACGCCCCGGCTCAACGGCGTGAAATATTTCGAGAAGCCGCCGCTGCTTTACTGGCTTTCCGCCGCCACGTTCCAGATCGCCGGGGTCAATGAATTCACCGCCCGCTTCTGGAACGCGCTTTTCGCGCTGGGCGGCGTGCTCGCCACGTATTCCGCCGCGCGCGCGCTTTACGGGCGGCGCGCCGGCTGGTGGTCGGCCATTGCGCTGGCCACGTCGTTGCTCTACTTCGGGCTCAGCCAGATGGTGCTGCTCGACATGGCCCTGGCCGCGACCATGTCGGGCGCACTCTTCGCGTTTCTGCTCGCGGTGCGCTGCCAGCGCGAGGGGGCGCGGCTGGCGTTGTTTGTGGCGTTTTACGCGTGCATGGCGCTGGCGGTCCTGGCCAAGGGGCTCGTCGGGCTGGTGCTGCCGTGCGCGGTGGCGTTTGCGTGGCTGCTGGTTTGCAACCAGTGGCGCGCGCTCCGGCCGGCGCATGTGATGGCCGGAGCGATGGTGTTTCTCGCCATCGCCGCGCCGTGGCATGTCGCGGCGGCGATGGAAAACTACTCGCCGGTGAAAGAGCGGGATTTCGCGTGGTTTTATTTTGTGCACGAGCATTTCCTGCGCTTCACGACCACCGTGCACGGGCGCGTGCAGCCGTGGTGGTTTTTCGGGCCGGTGGTGCTCGCCGGGTTTCTCCCGTGGGCGGTGTTTGTTCCGCAGGCGCTGCGGCGTTCGCTAGCCGGCGGCTGGCGGGCGAGGCGCGAGAACCGGGAGGCGTGGTTCCTCGTGCTCTGGGTGCTGGTGACGGTCGTGTTTTTTTCCAAGTCGCAATCGAAGCTCATCCCCTACATCCTGCCGGTGTTTCCCGCGCTCGCGGTGCTGGCCGGGCGCTGGCTCGCGGAACAGTGGGGCGCCCGCGCCGTGTCGCCGGGATTGCGCCGCGGGGCGCTGGCCTTTGCCATTTTCGCGCTGGTCCTCGCCATCGGCGCGGCGGCGTGGCCGGTGCCGTCGAAATACGCATCCCTCGCGCCGGTGATCGCGCCGTGGCGCTGGGTGCTGGGGGCCGGGATGGGGGGCGGAGCGCTGGCGCTGCTCGTCATGCTCGCCAGAAGCGCGGGGCCGGGCGCGGCGGAGGGGATGCAGCGAAGGCTGCTTGCGGGCATGGCGGTGACCTTCGCGGTGCTGTTTGTCGCGTTCAACCCGCTTGCCGAATGCTTCGATGTGCGCGGGACCAAATCCATTGCGCTCGCGCTCAAGCCGGCGCTCCGGCCCGGCGACGATGTGTTTGTGCTCGGCGATTATCCGCAGGACTTGCCGGTTTATCTCGGGCGCACCATCAGCGTGGTGAATTATGTCGGCGAGCTGAAGTTCGGCATTGAGGCCGAGCCGCATCGCACGGCGTCGCGCTTTATCGACGGCGAGGCCTTTCACG
This genomic stretch from Termitidicoccus mucosus harbors:
- the clpB gene encoding ATP-dependent chaperone ClpB encodes the protein MDFQKLTVMSRQAITDAQTEARRRQNNEVDTWHLLHALLAQEDGLVPALVEKLGLATSALALVAERELDRLPRVSGSVDVSKIYVTQAVNEVLTRAEKEAEKLKDDFVSVEHLFLALIEVAKPEALASCFKSFNLDRDAVLKTLRELRGNQRVTTDNPEATYQALEKYGIDLVAQAKKGKMDPVIGRDDEIRRAIRILSRKTKNNPVLIGEPGVGKTAIVEGLAQRIVRGDVPEGIKDKTIFALDMGALIAGAKYRGEFEERLKAVLKEVKESDGRILLFIDELHTIVGAGKTDGAMDAGNLLKPMLARGELHCIGATTLDEYRKHIEKDAALERRFQPVLVEPPSVEDAISILRGLKERFELHHGVRIQDNALVSAVTLSNRYISDRFLPDKAIDLVDEACAMIRTEMDSAPQELDALQRRVLQLEIEEAALKLEKDDASKHRLDALRRELADARTETAALRAKWEKEKAAVNRVRKVREELDAARLAMEKAERAYDLNKLAELRHGKIPQLESELTKLEKTEAKTELFKEEVSAEEIAEVVAKWSGIPVTRLVESEREKLLRLGDVLHRRVIGQDEAVRLVSEAILRARAGIKDPRRPVGSFLFLGPTGVGKTELAKTLAETLFDSEAAVTRIDMSEYMEKHSVARLIGAPPGYVGYDEGGQLTEAVRRKPYAVVLFDEIEKAHPDVFNVLLQVLDDGRITDSQGRTVDFKNTIIIMTSNLGSRFLLEGVTGDTIPESVRESVMTELRRSFRPEFLNRIDETVLFKPLTLEEITQIVDLLVADLNQRLADRRVTVAMDKKTKEWVGERGYDPVFGARPLKRFLQRQVETKLARGLVGGEIPEGAAVKFTAKNDDLAMEVKG
- a CDS encoding glycosyltransferase family 39 protein, which produces MPPSSHQNEFSPTGADLSAAVTDGDRRAWRRDLLLLALLGAVWFFVALGLRPLGNPDEGRYAEIPREMAASGDFVTPRLNGVKYFEKPPLLYWLSAATFQIAGVNEFTARFWNALFALGGVLATYSAARALYGRRAGWWSAIALATSLLYFGLSQMVLLDMALAATMSGALFAFLLAVRCQREGARLALFVAFYACMALAVLAKGLVGLVLPCAVAFAWLLVCNQWRALRPAHVMAGAMVFLAIAAPWHVAAAMENYSPVKERDFAWFYFVHEHFLRFTTTVHGRVQPWWFFGPVVLAGFLPWAVFVPQALRRSLAGGWRARRENREAWFLVLWVLVTVVFFSKSQSKLIPYILPVFPALAVLAGRWLAEQWGARAVSPGLRRGALAFAIFALVLAIGAAAWPVPSKYASLAPVIAPWRWVLGAGMGGGALALLVMLARSAGPGAAEGMQRRLLAGMAVTFAVLFVAFNPLAECFDVRGTKSIALALKPALRPGDDVFVLGDYPQDLPVYLGRTISVVNYVGELKFGIEAEPHRTASRFIDGEAFHARWNGPGRPGAAYAVLQRRALEKWFPDPAARPGVLAASARFVLVSNQHDGDHGGDVSDASVSSTLSVSPDQQP